The following proteins are co-located in the Colletotrichum lupini chromosome 4, complete sequence genome:
- a CDS encoding endoglucanase — protein sequence MAVHDNGRSFSVSYKWTGDASLVKGYPYMKAHPTRLPVQLWNVTQLQVTGNWQTYVAGKEKASAEQQAQAFDDVSLYANVAVDMFLSDNKENSTMVGAPIEIMIWPWWTPTVKPLGWAESTPDKDTVTIDGTPFSLYHGWNDGGQHVFSWLARTNLTKIDADYGPLLTYIWKKGMLSGAIWLGQLELGTEIKHAAGDMHFEASNYTLKVVRQGDPEDKATSTSTTRSSTSQTATTKTMMTTAAAEAATTSAPSPTSTNAASTSLLVDLSTVCWISLATVLLC from the coding sequence ATGGCCGTCCATGATAATGGCCGTAGCTTCAGTGTCTCCTACAAATGGACCGGAGATGCATCTCTTGTCAAAGGCTACCCGTACATGAAGGCTCATCCGACTAGGCTCCCTGTCCAGCTATGGAACGTCACTCAACTACAGGTCACAGGGAATTGGCAGACTTACGTTGCTGGCAAAGAAAAGGCCAGTGCTGAGCAGCAAGCCCAGGCTTTCGATGATGTTTCGCTCTACGCCAACGTTGCTGTCGACATGTTCCTGTCCGATAACAAGGAGAACTCAACCATGGTCGGCGCCCCCATTGAAATCATGATTTGGCCCTGGTGGACGCCAACTGTAAAACCACTAGGATGGGCCGAGTCCACTCCCGACAAAGACACCGTCACCATCGACGGCACCCCTTTCTCATTGTACCATGGCTGGAATGATGGGGGACAACATGTTTTTTCATGGTTGGCTCGCACCAACCTCACCAAGATCGATGCCGACTACGGACCTTTGCTCACCTATATCTGGAAGAAGGGTATGCTGTCAGGCGCAATATGGCTAGGGCAACTCGAGCTGGGCACCGAAATCAAACACGCCGCTGGCGACATGCACTTTGAAGCCAGTAACTACACCTTGAAGGTTGTTAGGCAAGGAGATCCAGAAGACAAGGCGACCTCAACTTCCACAACTCGATCTAGTACTAGCCAGACCGCGACGACGAAGACAATGATGACGACAGCCGCAGCTGAAGCCGCCACCACTTCTGCGCCGTCTCCTACCAGCACCAATGCCGCGTCTACTTCTTTGCTTGTAGACCTTTCAACAGTTTGTTGGATCTCGCTCGCCACAGTCTTGTTGTGTTAA
- a CDS encoding NADH-ubiquinone oxidoreductase 21 kDa subunit translates to MATAQAQTFTPTKVVRSDYPLIDNDPHFKRVVGYARPSDYLHGAVAAAFGPGALLALEKFAPSHVGKGGMAQALRLAGAIGVAGGFLYFYQRSSLRFYGATENAREVELDMKEMVSKVKAGEPLYGESRLTPHLQGVAARQSRYSALFMGVIPWFNFVNHNQHGVDTAKYYQQAERELEAERTQKASP, encoded by the exons ATGGCTACCGCACAAGCGCAGACTTTCACTCCGACCAAGGTCGTGAGGAGTGATTACCCG CTCATCGATAACGACCC CCACTTCAAAAGAGTTGTCGGCTATGCCAGGCCCTCCGATTATCTACATGGTGCTGTAGCTGCTGCCTTCGGTCCCGGCGCTCTCCTCGCCCTGGAGAAGTTTGCTCCTTCCCACGTTGGCAAGGGAGGTATGGCTCAGGCTTTACGCTTGGCTGGAGCCATTGGTGTGGCTGGTGGCTTTCTATACTTTTACCAGCGCTCTAGCT TGCGGTTTTACGGGGCCACCGAGAACGCTCGCGAAGTTGAGCTGGACATGAAGGAAATGGTTTCCAAGGTCAAGGCTGGCGAGCCGCTTTACGGAGAGAGCAGATTGACTCCTCACTTGCAAGGCGTCGCTGCGCGACAATCTAGATATTCGGCCTTGTTCATGGGCGTTATTCCTTGGTTCAACTTTGTCAACCACAATCAACATGGCGTTGATACGGCCAAGTACTATCAGCAGGCTGAGAGGGAGCTTGAAGCTGAGCGTACACAAAAGGCTAGCCCATGA
- a CDS encoding chromosome segregation in meiosis protein 3, whose translation MHKAAATLLGQIPHNYDGSNSETRAMASRTVPEYDDLDVYNVDDDFDDPFKSPPPEAKDGSTNKRKQAEALGLDEEVEVAKRVRVPRVKLDEARLLSDNGIPKLRKRAGNLKFKGKGHEFSDAARLLSFYQLWLDDLFPKARFLDALSMVEKAGHKRQIVLKRMEWINEGKPKPWDANEDRTEDTVEEAPEQTAEPPTAPVSATVPPQQNLETPERGDILDVEDIYSSTPLARKQDMGVSALQPEEPDDDDLDALMAEADGATHAQAPIAQEHTGKSVEEEFADEEAAMAEMDGLW comes from the exons ATGCACAAGGCGGCAGCGACTCTTCTTGGGCAGATTCCGCACAACTACGACGGATCGAATAGTGAAACTCGAGCGATGGCTTCCAGAACCGTACCTGAATATGACGATCTCGACGTGTACAATGTTGATGACGACTTCGACGACCCATTCAAATCCCCACCGCCCGAGGCGAAAGATGGGAGCACGAACAAAAGAAAGCAGGCCGAAGCCTTGGGCCTTGATGAGGAGGTCGAGGTGGCTAAAAGAGTGCGGGTGCCACGCGTAAAGCTGGACGAAGCTCG GCTACTGTCAGACAACGGGATACCTAAACTTCGAAAACGCGCCGGTAACCTCAAGTTCAAGGGCAAAGGACACGAG TTCTCCGATGCTGCGCGTCTTCTATCCTTTTACCAGCTTTGGCTTGACGACCTCTTCCCCAAGGCGAGGTTTCTCGACGCTCTGAGCATGGTTGAAAAAGCCGGCCACAAGAGGCAGATTGTACTCAAGCGCATGGAGTGGATCAACGAGGGCAAGCCCAAGCCATGGGATGCAAACGAGGACAGAACAGAAGATACGGTGGAAGAGGCACCAGAGCAAACAGCCGAACCCCCCACTGCACCAGTTTCGGCAACTGTCCCTCCACAACAAAACCTGGAAACACCAGAACGTGGAGACATACTGGATGTAGAAGACATATACAGTTCAACACCGTTGGCTAGGAAGCAGGATATGGGAGTGTCCGCCTTACAGCCTGAGGAacccgacgacgacgatcttGACGCGCTCATGGCTGAAGCGGATGGAGCAACCCATGCACAAGCACCAATAGCCCAGGAGCACACCGGCAAGTCAGTAGAGGAAGAGTTCGCAGATGAAGAAGCCGCTATGGCCGAGATGGACGGGCTTTGGTGA
- a CDS encoding transcriptional activator hac1, which translates to MASWEQPSPMIKFEDSPAESFVSTPGEIYPSLFGDASVVNDDTLDPSDMMTPPPFNDDGGLPASTASTPAPDGAGSSSPDKKQTKKRKSWGQVLPEPKTNLPPRKRAKTEDEKEQRRVERVLRNRRAAQSSRERKRLEVEALERRNKELESALQNVTKANQLLVDELNKFRRDSGMLTRSTSPNDPLHKNSVTLSQELFSSHDGHRASLDETKSLVDDLMTTSQPNATVNPASLSPELLPIAEGTEEGGEEQPTAETSVAKSTSDLTQRPAAMLCDLQCHLSEELPQSWLASQTPLHPTLVFFLQLQTLLVTSSVILSVCQRPLTQIAMSLKAGFSLPPTPSIMNTIIWLVTLPSSKTRSTSTSSSTTTSMAQPSQRTRNSAAISPTLRLKSLQRILTCSPTLARPLMDATMEALRLVSEGCDDRIGGSSAESSAQRDSSQTPPTWIVGAPLPSREVLLTLLWVLRVEERKINRKNTLQLRAHAPDLANDISTPTNNHMFVSASKRKRGVTDTKENGKRFRLA; encoded by the exons ATGGCATCCTGGGAGCAGCCATCACCAATGATCAAGTTCGAGGACTCGCCTGCCGAGTCTTTCGTTTCCACACCTGGCGAAATATACCCATCGCTATTTGGCGACGCAAGCGTCGTCAATGATGATACTCTCGATCCCTCCGATATGATGACACCGCCGCCCTTCAACGACGACGGTGGTCTTCCCGCATCTACGGCTTCGACCCCGGCTCCGGACGGCGCAGGATCATCATCTCCGGATAAGAAGCAAACGAAGAAGCGGAAGTCATGGGGTCAGGTTCTTCCTGAGCCCAAGACAAACCTTCCTCCTCG GAAACGCGCCAAGACAGAAGACGAAAAGGAACAACGCCGTGTTGAGCGGGTTCTTCGCAACCGTCGAGCCGCCCAATCATCCCGTGAGCGAAAGCGACTGGAGGTTGAGGCTTTGGAACGACGCAACAAAGAACTCGAGTCGGCCCTCCAGAACGTCACCAAAGCAAACCAGTTGCTGGTGGATGAACTGAACAAGTTCCGTCGTGACTCTGGCATGTTGACCCGTTCAACGTCTCCCAACGACCCCCTACACAAGAACTCTGTAACGTTGTCTCAAGAGCTCTTCAGCTCCCACGACGGCCACCGAGCTTCACTAGACGAGACTAAGTCCCTCGTCGACGACCTCATGACCACATCTCAACCCAACGCCACTGTCAATCCCGCATCGCTCTCTCCAGAACTCTTGCCAATCGCTGAGGGTACTGAGGAGGGCGGTGAGGAGCAGCCAACGGCCGAGACCTCTGTTGCGAAGTCTACCTCCGACCTGACACAACGTCCTGCAGCGATGTTGTGCGACCTGCAGTGTCATCTGTCGGAGGAGCTTCCGCAATCATGGCTGGCCTCTCAAACCCCTCTGCATCCGACCTTGGTCTTCTTTCTGCAGCTTCAGACGCTACTAGTCACCTCATCAGTGATTCTTTCAGTTTGTCAGCGGCCCTTGACGCAGATCGCTATGTCCTTGAAAGCGGGCTTCTCTCTTCCCCCAACTCCCTCGATTATGAACACGATTATCTGGTTGGTGACTCTACCTTCCTCCAAGACCCGTTCGACATCAACGAGTTCCTCCACGACGACGTCAATGGCGCAGCCGTCGCAGCGGACCCGGAATTCGGCCGCGATCTCACCCACTCTGAGACTCAAGTCTCTTCAGAGAATCCTAACCTGCAGCCCCACTCTGGCGCGTCCGCTCATGGATGCGACGATGGAGGCATTGCGGTTGGTGTCTGAAGGATGCGATGACCGGATCGGGGGGTCGTCGGCTGAATCTTCGGCGCAGCGCGATAGCAGTCAGACACCACCAACGTGGATTGTCGGCGCACCGTTGCCGTCCAGGGAGGTTCTCTTGACGCTGTTATGGGTTCTCAGAGTTGAAGAGCGGAAAATCAACCGCAAGAATACACTTCAACTAAGAGCCCATGCGCCCGATCTGGCGAATGATATCTCAACACCAACTAATAATCACATGTTTGTTTCGGCTTCCAAGAGGAAGCGGGGAGTGACTGACACCAAAGAGAATGGGAAGCGTTTTCGGTTGGCTTGA
- a CDS encoding Snf7 family protein, which translates to MSNRALARDMQVEFQARFQAKQARREAQKAAKQDPILKKQIQDLLKKGETAKAYQKAKMLLSKQALAQQMDQMADMAELSAAQIQANNSMNRMTHMMGQSSRTMSVAQKNMNPEKTLVTLEQFKQQNEEYAVSNGIYQDAISQTTSAQVSDDAVHELLGKLADDAGVQLNAELNSAAPAKEELVSAEPTAEEEDALQQRLRALRA; encoded by the exons ATGTCGAACCGCGCACTTGCTCGCGACATGCAGGTCGAATTCCAGGCACGA TTCCAAGCGAAGCAAGCCCGGAGAGAAGCGCAAAAGGCCGCTAAACAAGACCCTATATTGAAGAAGCAGATTCAAGAT CTGCTCAAGAAGGGGGAGACGGCAAAAGCCTACCAAAAGGCCAAAATGCTTCTGTCCAAGCAGGCCTTGGCTCAACAGATGGACCAGATGGCTGACATGGCTGAGCTCTCTGCCGCGCAAATTCAAGCCAATAATTCCATGAATCGCATGACGCACATGATGGGTCAATCATCTCGTACTATGTCTGTGGCACAGAAGAACATGAACCCCGAGAAG ACCCTCGTCACACTCGAGCAATTCAAGCAACAGAACGAAGAGTATGCAGTTTCAAACGGCATCTATCAGGACGCCATCTCGCAGACTACCAGTGCACAAGTGTCCGATGATGCTGTACACGAGCTGCTGGGCAAGCTGGCCGATGACGCTGGAGTGCAGCTCAATGCTGAACTCAACAGTGCGGCACCGGCTAAGGAAGAGCTTGTGTCTGCCGAGCCTACTGCAGAGGAGGAAGATGCGTTGCAGCAGCGACTACGTGCGCTGAGGGCTTGA
- a CDS encoding DSHCT domain-containing protein, with protein sequence MSHRREFKTRVPHAHAYGRLLFVHVAPIASQLTIYGSGSNIAAGCAPRLGLSCKAFWVLLKDFLWNMHTYCPDHLIESLFVDSRSDLSGSPFGWKRVAPGACSPQFNGLNAHRAEQKKKKAAKSLESSPSTFSSLSLRRPILVVGHRQPHHPEVTSCPSTTFFSSSPHYPDSLGITSFFRVATSRLASSARAASLRTSPISQFVSRPAAFTIQSRTYADAKGTKDYTVREALNEALAEELEANDKVFVLGEEVAQYNGAYKVTKGLLDRFGDKRVIDTPITESGFCGLAVGAALSGLHPVCEFMTFNFAMQAIDQIVNSAAKTLYMSGGIQPCNITFRGPNGFASGVAAQHSQDYSAWYGSIPGLKVVSPWSAEDAKGLLKAAIRDPNPVVVLENELMYGQTFPMSEAAQKDDFVIPFGKAKIERSGKDLTIVTLSRCVGQALVAAENLKKNYGVDVEVINLRSVKPLDVETIVQSVKKTHRLLSVESGFPAYGVGSEILAVTMEYAFDYLDAPAQRVTGADVPTPYAAGLEEMAFPTEQIIENYVAKMLRLPGQAASLWLPRWKLIYNGPWSSIDLGKKLVLPFAITEFNVVMAGAADDTIYVRHLWPEAIHAATPHSVISDHCSLAYGLRANLIVSSHLAFVSAHSFDNVTQPPPLIVVKMASDLATAIQGLHLEDLPDSNIDDILFQQRPSKRIKQDTSELKTSLETDFLMPCMKFSPEWLNGLQQRWDCPVDYTELFKIGNPQTRTVTRFERHGLEGRVSGYRNVTVPANSATAKNSTSFLRKPANRADFVRGAAGFFPFAPGGLDGIEATAALEDQVHRSGGGEATAASNNKLERVIKLGTECGLLEIAPGLSRGFNFDQKKPDEDEARAIEQELGQEPEQPPGTDEADGEAQTNGDKLNEIESEDEEDSEDIDAILPVEFPALEPHGALAASSARKAGREWAHMVDINRDITNFRELVPDMARDWPFELDIFQKEAIYHLESGDSVFVAAHTSAGKTVVAEYAIALATKHMTKAIYTSPIKALSNQKFRDFRQTFDEVGILTGDVQINPEASCLIMTTEILRSMLYRGADLIRDVEFVIFDEVHYVNDFERGVVWEEVIIMLPEHVTLILLSATVPNTYEFASWVGRTKQKDIYVISTPKRPIPLEHYLWAGKNIHKIVDSDKKFIEKGWKEANSAIQGKERTKAPEPVNAPRGGGGQRGGQRGGSQRGGQRGGQRGGGPQQRGRGGAPRANHNPGHMGRTGRQGGFTSAAQDKNLWVHLVQFLKKSNLLPSCIFVFSKKRCEENADALSNQDFCTATEKSAIHMTIEKSVARLKPEDRALPQIIRLRELLSRGIAVHHGGLLPIVKEIVEILFAQTLVKVLFATETFAMGLNLPTRTVVFSGYRKHDGHSFRNLLPGEYTQMAGRAGRRGLDTVGSVIVVPPGGDEAPPVADLQKMILGEPSKLRSQFRLTYNMILNLLRVEALKIEEMIKRSFSEHATQQLLPEHEKAVKISEADLAKIKRDSCSVCDVSMDECHQASEDYKQLTGEVYKSLMGIPIGRKMFSQARLIVYNRDGIRTPGILLSDGASDKGQGGPTLHVCEIRLMRETRDSTDLLPFIPAFRKYLTPLPQAKKHMRIKTLQVPLSDVECLTRYVTKGIVPEIFQGGEKYAKAKDRLHALCRSWDDLWDEMDLSKIKNLSFQEVMKKRKDAEGVASSSPALSCPQFLKHFAMCHDQWLIKEHISQLRQSLSDQNLQLLPDYEQRIQVLKQLQFIDESARILLKGKVACEIHSGDELVLTELILDNVLADYEPAEIAALLSAFVFQEKTDTQPNLTGNLERGKDTIIAISEKVNEVQTLHQVIQSADDSNDFISRPRFGLMEVVYEWARGMSFKNITDLTDVLEGTIVRTITRLDETCREVKNAARIIGDPELYQKMQTAQEMIKRDITAVASLYM encoded by the exons ATGTCACATAGACGTGAGTTCAAGACGAGAGTTCCACATGCACATGCTTATGGCAGACTATTGTTTGTCCATGTAGCCCCCATCGCTTCTCAGCTCACCATCTATGGAAGCGGGTCAAATATTGCGGCAGGTTGCGCGCC GAGACTTGGGCTATCCTGCAAGGCA TTCTGGGTATTGCTCAAAGACTTTCTGTGGAACATGCATACCTATTGCCCAGACCACCTCATCGAGTCCCTTTTCGTTGATTCTCGCTCGGACCTAAGTGGCTCGCCGTTCGGATGGAAGCGGGTGGCACCGGGCGCATG CTCGCCGCAATTCAACGGACTCAACGCCCATAGAGCtgagcaaaaaaaaaaaaaggctgcGAAATCCCTCGAGAGCTCCCCGTCGACTTTCTCATCCCTCTCACTTCGACGTCCAATTCTCGTCGTTGGCCATCGTCAACCCCACCACCCCGAGGTCACGTCTTGTCCATCCACGACATTTTTCTCCTCGTCTCCTCATTATCCAGATTCTCTTGGGATAACTAGCTTCTTTCGCGTTGCGACCT CACGCCTGGCGTCCTCTGCCAGAGCTGCCTCCCTCCGCACCTCCCCCATCTCTCAATTCGTTAGCCGGCCTGCTGCTTTCACCATCCAGTCACGGACATATGCCGACGCAAAGGGAACCAAGGACTACACTGTCCGAGAGGCCCTCAACGAGGCCCTCGCCGAGGAGCTTGAGGCCAATGACAAGGTCTTCGTTCTGGGTGAGGAGGTCGCTCAGTACAACGGCGCATATAAGGTCACAAAGGGTCTTCTGGACCGGTTCGGCGATAAGCGTGTCATTGATACACCCATCACCGAGAGCGGTTTCTGTGGTCTCGCCGTTGGCGCTGCCCTCAGCGGACTGCACCCTGTG TGCGAGTTCATGACCTTCAACTTCGCCATGCAAGCCATCGATCAGATCGTCAACTCCGCCGCTAAGACCCTCTACATGTCCGGTGGCATCCAGCCCTGTAACATCACTTTCCGCGGCCCCAATGGCTTCGCCTCTGGTGTTGCTGCGCAGCACTCTCAGGACTACTCAGCCTGGTACGGCAGCATTCCTGGTCTGAAGGTCGTCTCCCCTTGGAGTGCCGAGGACGCCAAGGGTCTGCTCAAGGCGGCCATCCGCGATCCCAACCCCGTCGTCGTTCTCGAGAACGAGCTCATGTATGGCCAGACTTTCCCCATGTCGGAGGCTGCCCAGAAGGATGACTTCGTTATTCCCTTCGGCAAGGCCAAGATCGAGCGCTCCGGCAAGGACTTGACCATTGTCACGCTCTCCCGATGCGTCGGCCAGGCTCTGGTTGCTGCTGAGAACTTGAAGAAGAACTACGGCGTCGATGTCGAGGTTATCAACCTGCGCTCCGTCAAGCCCTTGGACGTCGAGACCATTGTTCAGTCTGTCAAGAAGACCCACCGCCTGCTTTCCGTTGAGTCTGGATTCCCTGCCTACGGTGTCGGCTCAGAAATCCTGGCTGTGACGATGGAGTACGCCTTTGACTACCTTGATGCGCCCGCCCAGAGGGTCACTGGTGCCGACGTCCCTACCCCTTACGCGGCCGGCCTGGAAGAGATGGCTTTCCCTACTGAGCAGATCATTGAGAACTACGTCGCCAAGATGCTGCGTCT GCCTGGGCAAGCTGCCTCTTTGTGGCTTCCGAGGTGGAAGCTGATCTATAATGGCCCTTGGAGCTCGATAGACTTGGGGAAGAAGCTTGTACTT CCCTTCGCCATTACGGAGTTCAACGTTGTCATGGCTGGGGCAGCCGAT GATACCATCTATGTGCGCCATCTATGGCCTGAAGCTATTCA TGCGGCCACCCCGCACAGCGTCATCAGTGACCACTGCAGTCTCGCCTATGG GCTAAGAGCCAATCTCATCGTCTCATCTCATCTGGCGTTCGTCTCGGCTCATTCTTTCGACAACGTTACGCAGCCCCCGCCGCTGATCGTCGTCAAGATGGCTTCCGACCTGGCTACGGCCATTCAAGGTCTCCATCTCGAGGACCTTCCCGACTCCAACATTGATGACATCTTATTTCAGCAACGGCCCAGCAAGCGCATCAAGCAAGATACTTCAGAGCTGAAGACGAGTCTGGAGACTGACTTTCTCATGCCATGCATGAAATTCTCACCTGAATGGCTCAATGGCCTGCAGCA GCGCTGGGATTGCCCCGTGGATTATACGGAACTTTTCAAGATTGGCAATCCTCAAACCAGGACTGTGACTCGCTTTGAACGGCACGGTCTTGAGGGCAGAGTGAGTGGCTACCGAAACGTTACCGTGCCTGCCAACAGCGCTACCGCCAAGAATTCGACCTCATTTCTTCGCAAGCCCGCCAATAGGGCTGATTTCGTCCGTGGAGCTGCCGGATTTTTCCCCTTCGCACCTGGTGGTCTTGATGGAATCGAGGCAACCGCCGCACTCGAGGACCAGGTTCACCGGTCTGGAGGCGGAGAGGCTACAGCTGCATCAAATAACAAGCTGGAGCGGGTTATTAAGCTTGGTACCGAGTGCGGGCTACTTGAGATTGCGCCTGGACTGAGTAGAGGATTCAATTTCGATCAAAAGAAGCCAGATGAGGACGAAGCCAGGGCGATTGAGCAAGAGCTGGGCCAAGAACCAGAACAACCCCCAGGGACCGACGAAGCAGACGGCGAAGCGCAGACAAATGGCGATAAGCTGAATGAGATTGAGTCCGAGGACGAAGAAGATAGCGAGGATATCGACGCTATTCTGCCTGTCGAGTTCCCCGCTCTCGAACCTCATGGTGCCTTGGCCGCATCGAGTGCAAGGAAGGCCGGCCGAGAGTGGGCTCACATGGTTGATATTAACAGAGACATCACCAACTTCAGAGAATTGGTGCCCGATATGGCAAGAGATTGGCCCTTTGAGCTCGATATTTTCCAGAAGGAAGCCATTTATCATCTCGAGAGCGGTGATTCTGTCTTCGTCGCCGCACACACATCAGCCGGTAAAACCGTTGTTGCCGAATACGCCATTGCCCTCGCAACGAAGCACATGACCAAGGCTATATATACGTCCCCAATCAAGGCCCTGAGCAACCAGAAGTTCCGAGATTTCCGTCAAACATTCGACGAGGTCGGCATCCTGACGGGTGACGTTCAAATCAACCCGGAGGCCAGTTGCCTGATTATGACAACGGAGATTCTAAGAAGCATGCTCTACCGTGGAGCCGATCTCATCCGAGACGTCGAGTTCGTCATTTTTGACGAGGTACACTACGTCAACGATTTTGAGCGCGGCGTCGTTTGGGAAGAAGTCATCATCATGCTTCCCGAACATGTAACACTCATCCTTCTCTCGGCAACGGTTCCCAATACTTATGAGTTTGCCTCCTGGGTTGGACGCACTAAGCAAAAGGATATCTACGTCATCTCAACACCAAAGCGACCTATCCCATTGGAACACTACTTGTGGGCTGGCAAGAACATCCACAAAATCGTTGACTCCGACAAGAAATTCATCGAGAAGGGTTGGAAGGAGGCCAATTCGGCGATTCAGGGCAAAGAGAGGACCAAGGCCCCCGAGCCCGTTAACGCGCCccgcggcggtggtggtcaGAGAGGTGGCCAGAGAGGAGGATCCCAGCGCGGCGGGCAGCGAGGGGGTCAGCGTGGCGGCGGTCCTCAGCAAAGAGGCCGTGGTGGAGCGCCGCGCGCTAATCACAACCCGGGTCACATGGGACGAACAGGTCGTCAGGGTGGGTTTACCTCTGCAGCCCAAGACAAGAACCTCTGGGTTCATCTGGTTCAGTTCCTCAAGAAGTCGAACCTTCTGCCTTCTTGCATATTTGTCTTCTCAAAGAAGCGGTGCGAGGAAAATGCCGATGCACTCAGTAACCAGGACTTCTGCACAGCGACTGAGAAGAGTGCCATTCACATGACTATCGAGAAGTCCGTTGCCAGACTTAAGCCCGAGGATCGGGCTCTGCCACAGATTATCAGACTCCGTGAGCTTCTGTCCCGAGGTATTGCGGTTCATCATGGAGGGCTGTTGCCAATCGTCAAAGAGATTGTCGAGATACTCTTTGCCCAAACACTTGTCAAGGTACTTTTCGCCACGGAGACTTTCGCCATGGGACTCAATCTACCGACTAGAACAGTCGTTTTCTCCGGATACCGTAAACACGACGGCCATTCCTTCAGAAATCTGCTTCCTGGCGAATATACACAGATGGCTGGCCGAGCAGGTCGCCGTGGCTTGGACACAGTCGGCTCGGTTATCGTCGTTCCGCCGGGCGGGGACGAAGCTCCTCCCGTTGCCGACCTTCAGAAAATGATTCTAGGAGAGCCGTCGAAGCTCAGATCCCAGTTTCGTCTCACTTACAACATGATTCTTAACCTACTCCGAGTCGAGGCTCTCAAGATTGAAGAGATGATCAAGCGTAGCTTCTCGGAACATGCTACCCAGCAGCTGCTACCTGAGCATGAGAAAGCAGTTAAGATTTCGGAGGCCGACTTAGCCAAGATCAAACGAGACTCATGTAGCGTATGCGACGTGTCTATGGACGAGTGCCACCAAGCGTCAGAGGACTACAAGCAACTCACCGGGGAAGTTTACAAGTCTCTCATGGGTATTCCCATCGGTCGCAAGATGTTCAGCCAGGCCCGCTTGATCGTTTACAACAGGGACGGTATTCGCACACCCGGCATCTTGCTGTCGGACGGCGCAAGTGACAAGGGGCAAGGTGGACCTACTTTACATGTTTGCGAGATCAGGCTCATGAGGGAGACCCGTGATTCGACAGACCTTCTGCCGTTCATCCCGGCCTTCCGCAAGTACTTGACACCGCTACCGCAGGCGAAGAAGCACATGCGGATTAAGACCCTGCAGGTCCCTCTGAGTGATGTTGAATGTTTGACGAGGTACGTCACCAAGGGCATTGTGCCAGAAATTTTCCAGGGCGGGGAGAAGTACGCAAAGGCAAAGGACAGACTCCATGCGCTGTGCCGGTCGTGGGATGATCTTTGGGACGAGATGGACCTCTCCAAGATAAAGAACCTCTCATTTCAAGAGGTGATGAAGAAGAGAAAGGATGCAGAAGGCGTTGCCTCATCCTCGCCTGCTCTTTCTTGCCCTCAATTCTTGAAGCAT TTTGCCATGTGCCATGATCAGTGGCTTATCAAGGAACACATCTCTCAGCTCCGGCAATCCCTCTCAGACCAAAACCTACAACTTCTGCCAGACTACGAACAGCGCATCCAAGTGCTTAAACAGCTCCAATTCATTGACGAAAGCGCCAGGATACTGCTGAAGGGAAAGGTTGCCTGCGAAATTCACTCGGGCGATGAACTCGTTTTGACAGAGTTGATCTTGGACAATGTGCTCGCCGACTATGAACCAGCCGAAATCGCTGCCTTGCTTTCGGCGTTTGTTTTCCAGGAAAAGACGGACACACAACCAAATCTTACGGGCAACCTCGAGCGTGGCAAAGATACCATCATTGCTATCAGCGAGAAGGTCAACGAAGTCCAGACGCTGCACCAAGTTATACAGTCTGCAGATGATTCGAATGACTTTATTTCTCGGCCTCGCTTCGGTCTGATGGAAGTTGTTTACGAATGGGCGCGAGGTATGAGCTTCAAGAACATTACTGATCTGACCGATGTCCTGGAAGGAACTATTGTGCGGACTATCACGCGTCTGGACGAGACATGTCGTGAGGTCAAGAACGCCGCTCGCATCATTGGAGACCCGGAATTATACCAGAAGATGCAGACAGCTCAAGAGATGATCAAGCGCGATATCACGGCAGTTGCCAGTCTGTATATGTAG